The genomic window ACGCCCGCCCGAAGCGTTGGTCGACATACTCGAAGAACACGGGCTCGAGCGGGTCGAATACGAGCCGCTGATGGAGTCGGTACTCTGGGGCGAAGAGCCGAACTACGAGCAGTACGTCGTCGCCGGCGACGTTCCGGAGTGAGACGGCAGCGGAGACCGAACGGGGACGACGACGGAGAGATCGCCTGCGATACCCGCGACCGATCCGTTCTGCCGTTCGACTACGGAACCGGTTGCCGAACCGCGAGCACGACCAGATCCGAGAACGGCGTGTCTTCCGGTCCGGAGCCACCAGCGTGCTCGGACAACTCGGCCAGTGTGAACCGATGAATTTGCTCGTCGTCGTGGGTTAACTTCTCGAGTACCAGCGCCTCGAGATCCGGATCAGCGCCCTCCTCGAGCAGGAACTCCGCGATGTCGCCGGGCATCCGATCGTAGGGCCGCGGGAGCACGAGCAGGTGTCGCTCGTCGTCCGTCGCTGCCCTCGCGAGTCGGTCCATGTCCGACTCGAGGTCGCCGCTCTTGTGGAGCGTGACGAACTCGGTGTCCTCCATCGGCGTCCGGGCGCGGCTCGCGGCCATTTGGATCGAGGAGATGCCGGGGATCACGCGGACCGGAATCTCGGAATCGTGGCGTTCCACCGTATCCTGTACCTTTCCGACGAACTGGTAGCCCGAGTGATTCGGATCGCCCATCGCGACCGCAGTCCCCGACTCGCCGGCGGCGACGCGCTCGCCGAACGCCTCGAGCGCGTCGGCCTCG from Natrinema versiforme includes these protein-coding regions:
- a CDS encoding cobalt-precorrin-7 (C(5))-methyltransferase; this encodes MSGEYDLESGPDPATFAAGAAEPDSDERAVDPVYAVGVGPGNQEYLTPRGRRAIREADVVVGFTTVVEFVADLTDADLLTCGYKDEADALEAFGERVAAGESGTAVAMGDPNHSGYQFVGKVQDTVERHDSEIPVRVIPGISSIQMAASRARTPMEDTEFVTLHKSGDLESDMDRLARAATDDERHLLVLPRPYDRMPGDIAEFLLEEGADPDLEALVLEKLTHDDEQIHRFTLAELSEHAGGSGPEDTPFSDLVVLAVRQPVP